The window CCACTTCCTTCTGCAGGACAGGCTCATCGACGGGGACGAGCACCTCGATCCCGAGGCCTGCCGCTTCTCCGACCTGTCGCTCACGCTCTTCCTGCGCGAGCTGTCGCGCCTGTTCGACGCAACGAGCGCTCTCTGGCGCCACCTCGACAGACACGTCGCCGAGTACTTCGACAGCCTCGCGTGGGAGCGCGCGGTGCTCAGGACGCCGCGAGGTCGCGAGGCGGTCACGGAGCGTGAGCTGCCGGCGTCGCTCCGGCAGTTGGGCCTTCGGCTGTCGCCGCTCAAGACGTCGGCTGTCGGGGTGGCCCTGCTGGCAGGCCGAGAGGAGTGCGTCGGAGCGCTGGAGCAGATCGTGGTGGACTACCACGCGGCGTACCAGATGACCGACGATCTGGCCGACCTCGTGGACGACAGCGCGGTAGGCCGGTGGTCCGTGCCGCTCTGGATGATCGCGGAGCGGCTCGGCATGGCAGAGCCGCCCCGGGGCGCCTCAGCCGAGACGCTGACGCGCCTGGCCGTCGAGTGCGGCGTGATCGACGCGAGCGCGGCGCTCATCGACGGCGGCTATGGGCGCGCCCGGGCTGGTGCGCTCGCGCTCGGCGCCTCCGCGCTGGCTGAGCATCTGGAGCGGGCGCGCAGCGACACACTGGGCCGCCTGAGGTGGGAGTCGCGCAGGCGCGTGATCGCGCTCCGCGCGGAGGCGGCCGGCGCAGGCGGCGAAGAGGCCGCGGCGGACCGGCGTCTGTCCGCGGTCCCGGCGGCCGACCTCGCGTCGGCGGGATCGAGCATCGGCTTCCCGCGCCTGCACGCGTTCGAGATCGCGGGCGAGGGGTTCGTCGTCGACCCCGACTCCGCGATGTTCTTCCGGGCGGACGCCGCAGCGCTGGACACCCTCGCGGGTGTCGAGCGCGGGGCGGGAGCGCCCGACCTTGCCGTCCTTGAGATGAACCACGGACGACGGGCCGTGCGCGAGGTTCTCAGGGACGCGGTCGGGCTCGTCCCACCGCCGGAACCCGAACGGCCCACCTCGAGGCCGGCGCCCGGCGCCGTCGCCTCGCTGGCGCTGCACGTCTCGGGCGGATGCAACCTCAGCTGCGACTACTGCTACCTCCGCGGGAGCGCCGGGGGCCTCATGTCGGAGGAGGTCGCGCTCCGCGCGCTCGACCTTCTCTTCGAGGAGTCCATCGGCGCTCCGCATCTCTCCGTCGTGTTCTTCGGGGGGGAGCCGCTGCTTCATCCGGACC of the Candidatus Effluviviaceae Genus I sp. genome contains:
- a CDS encoding radical SAM protein — encoded protein: MHHERPLPRYGAELRAVASEAAAALGAAPYARRGEPLGATMARGGMLLLMPFMLAEALPSCGSLGSARTMARANAFGAAHFLLQDRLIDGDEHLDPEACRFSDLSLTLFLRELSRLFDATSALWRHLDRHVAEYFDSLAWERAVLRTPRGREAVTERELPASLRQLGLRLSPLKTSAVGVALLAGREECVGALEQIVVDYHAAYQMTDDLADLVDDSAVGRWSVPLWMIAERLGMAEPPRGASAETLTRLAVECGVIDASAALIDGGYGRARAGALALGASALAEHLERARSDTLGRLRWESRRRVIALRAEAAGAGGEEAAADRRLSAVPAADLASAGSSIGFPRLHAFEIAGEGFVVDPDSAMFFRADAAALDTLAGVERGAGAPDLAVLEMNHGRRAVREVLRDAVGLVPPPEPERPTSRPAPGAVASLALHVSGGCNLSCDYCYLRGSAGGLMSEEVALRALDLLFEESIGAPHLSVVFFGGEPLLHPDLIEVSARHARARATAEGRALSLHVTTNGTLLTPEVASRLAAVGAAVMVSIDGDR